One segment of Brassica napus cultivar Da-Ae chromosome C3, Da-Ae, whole genome shotgun sequence DNA contains the following:
- the LOC106391043 gene encoding uncharacterized protein At1g43920, Chloroplastic-like, which produces MGEIINPVRDSSSILFDFVLKNLDSHLSFFEYRMMSSGCEDSSVNTMGIRGIPEQCGCGRRTGIYTSKTKVNPGITFFRCPTFQNDHLYKWVDESVYEEVQEHCQKLNALHQML; this is translated from the exons ATGGGCGAAATCATAAATCCAGTTCGCGATTCAAGCTCGATTCTCTTCGATTTCGTCCTTAAGAATCTCGATTCTCATCTCTCCTTCTTCGAGTATCGCATGATGAGTTCGGGTTGTGAGGATTCGTCTGTGAATACGATGGGAATTCGTGGTATCCCGGAGCAATGCGGCTGTGGTCGAAGAACTGGGATATACACATCAAAAACGAAGGTCAATCCAGGAATAACTTTCTTTAGATGCCCAacgtttcaaaat GATCACTTGTATAAATGGGTAGATGAATCTGTCTACGAAGAGGTTCAAGAGCATTGCCAAAAGTTGAATGCTTTGCATCAGAtgttatga